From the Acidicapsa ligni genome, one window contains:
- a CDS encoding YncE family protein, with the protein MTLRLRRNSRSASLSRFASFSLIMMFGIAAVCTARAEVSEARGELISPNSIVANSVTGKIYAVDSKNGVVTVITAASDSVATIKVGDAPVSIAINGATNTVYVANEGSGTVTVIDGATDSPKATIQVGARPYSIATNAGTNKIYVSNTFSNQITIIDGATNATSKIKAGSADVIAADAKANKIYLLGYEGTNLTVLDGATNAMSKIQTGGHVWSLAIDEGAGKLYVTHVGNDSLQVIDIATGGSTSIKTGAFPCAVALNPATGKIYVVDNGSDNVTVIDSRKNTVIATLKVGVRPQALAIDAKADKIYVGNTHGSTVTVIDGKSNSVVETLAGGLHPYALAVDAGTGKVYAKDFGDPNATETSARLGLDLKPAK; encoded by the coding sequence ATGACGCTACGCCTTCGCCGGAATTCAAGGTCCGCTAGTCTCTCCCGCTTTGCTTCTTTCTCTCTCATCATGATGTTTGGAATAGCCGCAGTTTGCACTGCGCGTGCTGAGGTAAGTGAAGCGCGTGGAGAATTGATCAGTCCAAACTCCATCGTTGCCAATTCTGTCACGGGCAAGATTTATGCAGTCGATTCGAAGAATGGTGTGGTGACTGTGATTACCGCTGCCAGTGATTCGGTGGCGACAATCAAAGTCGGAGATGCGCCTGTTTCGATTGCGATCAACGGGGCCACGAACACTGTCTACGTAGCGAATGAAGGCAGCGGCACTGTCACTGTGATTGATGGCGCGACGGACTCGCCGAAGGCGACCATCCAAGTGGGAGCGCGACCTTACTCGATTGCGACGAACGCCGGCACGAACAAAATCTACGTATCGAACACGTTCAGCAACCAGATCACAATCATTGATGGCGCAACCAACGCCACAAGCAAGATCAAGGCTGGTTCGGCTGATGTCATCGCTGCGGATGCCAAGGCAAATAAGATTTATCTGCTTGGATACGAGGGCACGAATCTTACGGTGCTGGATGGTGCGACCAATGCGATGTCGAAGATTCAAACGGGCGGTCACGTCTGGAGCCTTGCGATCGACGAGGGAGCGGGCAAACTCTATGTGACGCATGTAGGGAATGACAGTCTGCAGGTGATAGATATTGCAACTGGCGGCAGCACTTCGATCAAGACGGGAGCGTTTCCATGCGCTGTCGCGCTGAATCCGGCAACTGGCAAAATTTATGTTGTAGACAACGGAAGCGATAACGTGACGGTAATTGACTCCAGGAAAAACACAGTAATTGCCACGCTGAAAGTTGGAGTGAGGCCACAGGCGCTTGCTATCGATGCAAAGGCAGACAAAATCTATGTAGGCAATACGCATGGAAGCACCGTTACGGTGATCGATGGTAAAAGCAACTCCGTTGTAGAAACATTAGCCGGAGGGCTGCATCCGTATGCGTTAGCAGTCGATGCCGGTACAGGTAAAGTTTATGCAAAAGACTTCGGTGATCCGAATGCAACGGAGACTTCCGCGAGACTCGGCCTCGATTTAAAGCCTGCGAAGTAA
- a CDS encoding glycoside hydrolase family 9 protein has translation MRIPELLLTATCVALLPSACVAQVKVLVDQVGYETHAPKIALIQTTGHEQPKQFILIDTDTDKPVLKGDLTSADSVKNWGNHAYWSADFSSWQKPGHYAISTRTDSGEVASCSFDIDDDVLERNTLSNVVFYFKGQRSSGDIDRADSHLPSPDGHGFVDAHGGWYDATGDYGIHLSHQNPTSYFNPQQVPLVAWTMLKSYQALIARRDDNFTEYERRMLDEGLFGADYLVRLKRPEGSFYESITGPGREKLAKDRAIGNPNWRTQIKKSATDSTERIGTSDGPHSYEASFRAGGGMAIASLALASTMPVDGDFPRGTYLKTAETAFAFLQSHNRELLNDGKENILDDYCALMAATELYRATHDEQYRSAATSRANSLMLRLITAQGHSDYWRADDATRPFFHPSDAGLPVVSLLQYAEIASPEERTRALQTVKRSLASELAVTAEINNPFDYARQLVKMGNGQVRTAFFFPHDTEAAPWWQGENARLASLASAARLAVPYYTEDPGFQTQLESYAWNQLHWILGRNPFDASMMGGAGHGQAAYMFFKSYKYTNAPGAIVNGITSALDDEDGIAWNEGFAVTGKDEDWRWAEEWLPHAAWYLYAVSLPHSK, from the coding sequence GTGCGCATTCCTGAACTACTCCTGACCGCAACATGCGTAGCCCTTCTGCCCAGCGCCTGCGTCGCGCAGGTCAAAGTCCTGGTCGACCAGGTAGGCTACGAGACGCATGCCCCCAAAATCGCGCTGATCCAGACCACTGGCCATGAGCAACCAAAGCAGTTCATCCTTATCGATACTGATACCGATAAGCCAGTTCTGAAGGGCGATCTCACAAGCGCTGACTCAGTAAAGAACTGGGGCAATCATGCCTACTGGAGCGCAGACTTCTCTTCATGGCAAAAGCCGGGTCACTACGCAATCAGCACCAGGACCGATAGCGGTGAAGTGGCGTCCTGTTCTTTCGATATCGATGACGATGTGCTTGAACGCAACACTCTCTCCAACGTAGTTTTTTATTTCAAAGGGCAGCGCTCCAGCGGTGATATCGATCGCGCCGATAGTCATCTGCCATCACCCGATGGCCACGGCTTTGTTGACGCACATGGCGGTTGGTATGACGCCACAGGCGATTACGGAATTCATCTCTCGCACCAAAATCCAACATCCTATTTCAATCCGCAGCAGGTTCCGCTCGTAGCGTGGACGATGCTCAAAAGTTATCAGGCCTTGATCGCTCGCAGGGACGACAACTTCACCGAGTATGAGCGCCGCATGTTGGATGAAGGGCTTTTTGGCGCCGACTATCTCGTACGTCTTAAACGCCCAGAAGGATCCTTCTACGAAAGCATCACCGGACCTGGCCGCGAGAAGCTCGCCAAAGATCGTGCCATCGGCAATCCAAACTGGCGCACGCAAATCAAGAAAAGCGCCACTGATTCAACCGAACGCATCGGGACCTCCGATGGACCACATTCGTATGAAGCCAGCTTCCGCGCCGGCGGCGGTATGGCCATTGCCTCACTCGCATTGGCAAGTACGATGCCCGTCGATGGAGACTTTCCCCGCGGCACTTATCTCAAGACTGCTGAAACAGCCTTCGCCTTCCTGCAGTCACATAATCGTGAACTACTCAACGACGGCAAAGAAAATATCCTCGACGATTACTGCGCGCTCATGGCAGCAACAGAGTTGTACCGTGCAACGCACGATGAGCAATATCGCAGCGCCGCAACCAGCCGCGCCAACAGCCTCATGCTACGTCTGATCACTGCCCAGGGGCATAGCGACTATTGGCGCGCAGATGACGCCACACGTCCGTTCTTTCATCCCTCTGATGCAGGCCTGCCGGTTGTGAGTCTTCTGCAGTATGCAGAGATCGCCAGCCCGGAGGAGCGCACCAGAGCTCTACAAACAGTAAAGCGTTCCCTTGCATCTGAGCTGGCAGTAACTGCCGAAATCAACAATCCCTTCGACTACGCGAGGCAACTCGTGAAGATGGGCAACGGTCAGGTGCGTACGGCCTTCTTCTTCCCACACGATACGGAAGCCGCACCGTGGTGGCAGGGAGAGAACGCGCGTCTTGCTTCGTTGGCCTCGGCAGCACGATTGGCCGTTCCGTATTACACCGAAGACCCTGGATTCCAGACGCAACTTGAGTCATATGCGTGGAACCAATTGCACTGGATACTCGGTCGTAATCCATTTGACGCAAGCATGATGGGTGGCGCGGGACACGGGCAGGCCGCTTATATGTTCTTCAAGTCTTACAAGTACACTAACGCCCCCGGCGCAATCGTGAATGGAATAACCTCAGCACTCGACGATGAAGATGGCATCGCTTGGAACGAAGGTTTTGCGGTCACCGGTAAAGATGAAGACTGGCGCTGGGCGGAAGAATGGTTGCCACATGCAGCATGGTATCTATACGCGGTCAGCCTCCCTCACTCCAAATAA